One window of Lytechinus variegatus isolate NC3 chromosome 2, Lvar_3.0, whole genome shotgun sequence genomic DNA carries:
- the LOC121408531 gene encoding uncharacterized protein LOC121408531 encodes MPLVGKTVYRCFKSCSFVPYFDSDPLEQLKDHCICERHHLPTHQPRTSSSSSPSKRPPTSKRPMRGRSGGNKLKGARLVSIASLLDIGFNEWSPHDHGTSKKQNGRTTTRGATRRKSDRNAPNIQGDSSTDCNKQCQKECQPFRFYEDTSRYMAEYRARHVQRMVGFDGSSDPEDLTFGDNIPDPYVFKTAPFKRAFEVIQSAIVAERKQTSNGQNGSRSSHVCPNLSPTTSERQQWRPSEVKHLPGLTTQPIFATNVDSVCAGMRHVGQDVFKPSSLPKKRRPDNSTASSRRSLVSRQNKFDDKAVVSDKLEAALGQSRLAMRDRLGINDEHSNPSRQSSSSSTRSPNDLSTKTSTLSTSTSSTTKSKADWMAMSVDQAEATRTMLLFLQKARGDVDRSRENRTRRTLPNGTDGTSTRDKQRFTAMLCREGEKKRLQSTEIAGEPSQPVAGQLKNGRLKVFRPSGTGDIKLEEALKAGRLHVTVGLET; translated from the exons ATGCCCCTGGTCGGCAAGACTGTCTATCGATGCTTCAAGAGCTGCTCCTTCGTTCCTTACTTCGATTCCGATCCTTTGGAGCAGCTCAAAGACCACTGCATATGTGAGCGACATCATCTACCAACTCATCAACCACGGACATCCTCCTCGTCGTCGCCTTCAAAGCGACCACCGACATCGAAAAGGCCAATGAGGGGGAGATCGGGAGGAAACAAGCTCAAAGGAGCAAG GTTAGTGTCAATCGCCAGCCTACTCGACATCGGTTTCAACGAATGGTCTCCTCACGACCACGGAACCTCGAAGAAGCAGAACGGTCGGACGACGACCAGGGGTGCGACCAGGAGAAAGTCAGACCGAAACGCTCCCAACATCCAGGGAGATTCGTCCACAGACTG CAACAAGCAATGTCAGAAGGAATGTCAACCATTCCGTTTCTACGAGGATACCAGCCGATATATGGCGGAATATCGGGCAAGGCATGTCCAGAGAATGGTTGGGTTTGACGGAAGCAGCGACCCGGAAGATCTTACATTCGGAGATAACATTCCAGATCCTTACGTCTTCAAAACGGCACCGTTTAA GAGAGCTTTTGAGGTCATTCAGAGTGCAATAGTGGCTGAACGAAAACAAACTTCGAATGGCCAAAATGG GTCTCGGTCCAGTCACGTGTGTCCTAATCTCAGCCCAACCACAAGCGAACGTCAGCAATGGCGTCCGTCTGAAGTTAAACACCTTCCAGGCCTGACCACGCAGCCTATCTTCGCGACCAACGTCGATTCCGTGTGCGCTGGAATGAGACATGTCGGGCAAGACGTCTTTAAACCTTCATCGCTGCCGAAGAAACGACGACCCGATAACTCGACAGCGAGTAGCAGACGATCGTTGGTTTCCCGCCAAAACAAGTTTGACGACAAAGCAGTTGTAAGTGACAAACTGGAGGCTGCACTTGGTCAAAGCCGTTTGGCCATGCGTGATCGTCTAGGAATCAACGACGAACATTCTAACCCGTCTCGCcaatcatcgtcatcgtcaacGCGCAGCCCGAATGATCTCTCAACCAAAACAAGCACGCTATCGACGAGCACGTCGTCAACGACGAAATCGAAGGCGGACTGGATGGCGATGTCGGTGGATCAAGCAGAAGCCACGCGGACGATGTTGCTCTTTTTGCAAAAGGCGAGAGGGGATGTGGACAGGTCGCGCGAGAATCGGACTCGGCGAACGTTGCCGAACGGAACTGACGGGACATCAACTAGGGACAAACAAAGATTCACAGCCATGCTTTGTAGAGAGGGTGAAAAGAAGAGACTTCAGTCAACTGAAATAGCAGGTGAACCATCACAACCGGTCGCTGGGCAACTGAAAAATGGACGATTGAAGGTGTTCCGACCAAGCGGGACTGGAGATATCAAGCTTGAAGAGGCTTTGAAGGCGGGAAGACTACATGTGACCGTCGGGCTGGAAACGTGA